A region from the Arachis ipaensis cultivar K30076 chromosome B01, Araip1.1, whole genome shotgun sequence genome encodes:
- the LOC107640517 gene encoding ubiquitin carboxyl-terminal hydrolase 22, protein MTCAAVSCHSPAAGSSSHAAAHAASMPHGHQIAVDVDRAELFCCACRDQVYDRDFDAAVVIAQTAASTLGGAGSPAIPPPQPENLRKRRRVDYRPWAPDLRERATIATCSGPIAGAGDNSSPELPWGLRGLNNLGNTCFMNSVLQALLHTPPLRNYFLSDRHNRYFCQRKSNAGDGVGSNGPKRRGGNSGGSNGSNNARVCLACDMDAMFSAAFSGDRVPYSPAKFLYSWWQHAANLASYEQQDAHEFFISMLDGIHEKVEKDRRKLDSEGSGDCCIAHRVFSGILRSDVMCMACGFTSTTYDPCIDISLDLEPNQVGSTKKAAATSNHSCNGESDLMSSSQNCGTSTLVGCLERFTRAERLGSDQKFFCQQCQVRQETLKQMSIRKLPLVSCFHIKRFEHSSTRKMSRKVDRYLQFPFSLDMAPYLSSSILRSRFGNRIFPFDGDEPDAPNDLSSEFELFAVVTHSGKLDAGHYVTYLRLSNQWYKCDDAWITRVDENIVRAAQGYMMFYVQKMLYYKATDKQVAL, encoded by the exons ATGACTTGCGCCGCCGTCTCCTGCCATTCCCCTGCCGCCGGCTCCTCCTCCCACGCTGCAGCTCACGCCGCCTCCATGCCGCACGGCCACCAGATCGCCGTCGACGTCGACCGCGCTGAGCTCTTCTGCTGCGCGTGTCGTGACCAGGTCTACGATCGCGACTTCGACGCCGCCGTCGTGATCGCGCAGACCGCCGCTTCCACCCTCGGCGGAGCTGGATCACCGGCGATCCCGCCTCCACAGCCTGAGAATCTCCGGAAGCGACGCAGGGTTGATTACCGGCCCTGGGCGCCGGATCTGCGCGAGAGAGCTACGATCGCGACCTGCTCCGGCCCGATCGCTGGTGCCGGCGATAATTCCTCGCCGGAGTTGCCGTGGGGACTGCGCGGGTTGAACAATCTCGGGAACACGTGCTTCATGAACTCGGTGCTGCAGGCGCTGCTTCATACGCCGCCCTTGAGGAACTACTTCTTGAGCGATCGGCACAACCGGTATTTTTGTCAGAGGAAGAGCAATGCCGGTGACGGTGTTGGAAGCAATGGGCCGAAGAGACGCGGAGGCAACAGTGGTGGCTCTAACGGGAGCAATAATGCGCGAGTATGCTTGGCTTGTGACATGGATGCTATGTTCTCAGCTGCGTTTTCGGGAGATCGTGTTCCTTATAGCCCCGCAAAATTCTTATACAG TTGGTGGCAGCATGCAGCTAACCTTGCCAGTTATGAACAACAAGATGCGCATGAGTTCTTCATTTCCATGCTTGATGGGATCCATGAAAAGGTGGAGAAGGATCGCCGCAAGCTGGATAGTGAAG GCAGTGGTGACTGTTGTATTGCTCATAGGGTATTCTCTGGTATCCTGCGATCAGATGTTATGTGTATGGCCTGTGGTTTCACATCCACAACTTATGACCCTTGCATAGACATCTCACTGGACTTGGAACCAAATCAAGTAGGTTCTACCAAGAAGGCCGCAGCAACATCCAATCATTCTTGCAATGGTGAGTCCGATTTAATGAGTTCTAGCCAAAACTGTGGGACATCTACCCTAGTGGGTTGCTTGGAGAGATTTACAAGAGCAGAGAGATTGGGGTCGGACCAAAAATTTTTTTGTCAGCAGTGTCAAGTCAGGCAGGAAACTCTCAAGCAAATGTCCATAAGGAAGCTTCCCCTTGTTTCTTGCTTCCATATAAAGAGATTTGAGCATTCTTCAACAAGAAAGATGTCGAGAAAGGTGGACCGCTATCTCCAGTTCCCCTTCTCACTGGACATGGCTCCTTATCTTTCCTCGTCAATCTTAAGGAGTCGGTTTGGGAACAGAATCTTTCCTTTTGATGGAGACGAGCCCGATGCTCCGAATGACCTGTCTTCGGAGTTTGAATTGTTTGCTGTCGTTACTCACTCTGGCAAGCTAGATGCTGGCCATTATGTAACTTACCTGCGATTAAGCAATCAGTGGTACAAGTGCGACGATGCTTGGATTACTCGAGTTGATGAGAACATTGTGAGGGCGGCCCAGGGTTACATGATGTTCTATGTACAGAAGATGCTTTACTATAAGGCAACAGATAAACAGGTTGCCTTGTGA